The Pantoea trifolii nucleotide sequence CGCAGCGGCGAAAAGCCCATGGCGCGCACCGCCTGAATGTATTCCAGTTCACGAATTTCTAAGGTTTTGGCACGCGCCACGCGGGCATAAATCGCCCAACTGGTGCAGCCCATAATCACAATGATGTTGGTGAGTGATGCGCCCATCAGCGCAATCACCAGCAAAATCAATAGAATAAACGGTACTGCCAGCTGGATGTCGATCAGGCGCATGATCAGCGCATCAACCCAACCGCCGGCATAACCGGCAATCATGCCGAGCGCGACGCCAATCACCGCGCCAATCGCCGCCGCCACTAATACCACCAGCAGCGACAAGCGCGTGCCGGAGAGAATACGCGCCAGCAGATCGCGGCCCAGTTGATCGGTACCAAGCCAATGCGTGGTTTGCGCGCCGGGTGAACCCGGCGGCAGAAACATCTCGCTGAGGTTGTTACTCAAGGCATCGGGCAACGGCAGCCATGGAGAGAGCAGCGCTGCGGCAATCACCACGATCAGCAAAAGGCTGCCGATCACCGCATCGCCGTAAATCAGGCGGCGCGGACGGCGCTGCAGCACGGCGCCCGGTGAAATCATTTCAGCCTCAAATCAAACAGCGGGATGCGGGCATCGACGCGGCCTTTGAAGTTGAGCGAGGTGCTGTGCGCATACAAGGTGTCTTCACGATACAGCGGCAGCAGCGGCTGTTGTTCAGCGACACGTTGCTGAATCTGCTCTAACACCTTTTTGCGCGCAGCGGGATCAACAATCTGACGGCTTTGGTCGAGCAGCTTATCCAGCTCCGCATCATGCACGGTGGAATAGGGCTCGCCGCTGCGCAGGATGGGGAACAGCGCGGCATCGGCATCCAGCGTTTGGGTTGAGCCCCACGCCAGCATATACATCGGCGCCTGTTTCTGTGATGCGACCTGCTGGGTATACACCGACCATTCCGGCACTTCCAGCTCGGCTTTTACGCCAATTGCTGCTAAATCCTGCACGATGGCTTGTGCCACATCGGCGCTGGCAATATAGCGGCGCGGCGCCTGGAATCGCAGGGTAAAACCGTTAGCGTAACCGGCTTCAGCCAGCAGCGATTTGGCTTTCGCCACATCCTGCGCGGTAGCCGGAACCGCCAGATAACCAAAGTCATTGGCTCCGGCCATGGTGCCGGTTGGTGTGCCGAAACCGTGCAGCAGCTGTTGGGTATACGCCTGGCGATTCAACGCCAGCGAAAGCGCCTGACGTACCCGCACATCACTCAGCGGTTTCTCATCATCTTTAAGGCCGAGGTAAATCGTCAATCCGCCGCCTTTTACCTGTTCCAACTCGACGTTGGGACGATTTTTCAACGCGGGGACTAAATCGGCTGGCACGCTTTCAATCAGCTGCACTTCGCCGGTCAGCAGCGCGGTAAGGCGCGCGGTGGCTTCGGGAATGGGACGCCAGGTGACGCGATCAATCGCCGGTTTGCCGCGCCAGTAAGTTTCATTGGCGACCATCACCACTTTTTCGTCCGGGATAAAGCTATCCAGCTTGTAAGCGCCGCTGCCCACTGGCTTGCGTGCAAACTCGCTGGCACCGACTTTCTTCACGTACGCCGGTGGCACAATGTAAGCCGGGTAGCGGCTCATGCGCGTTGGCAGCAGAGGATCCGGGCCGTTGGTGTGGATCTGCACCTGATAATCGTTGATCACCTCCACCGATTTGATGGTGCGGATATAGGAAATCGTCGGCGCGTGATTGGCGGGGTCTAAAATACGATCGATGGAGAATTTCACCGCTTCGGCGTTCACCGGCTCGCCATCGGTAAATTTCACGCCTTGGCGCAGGGTAAATTGCCAGGTGGTTTCGTTAATCGCTTTCCACTCAGTGGCTAAGCCCGGCTGCAATGACATGTCATCGGCACGGCGCACTAAGGTATCGAAGATGTTATCTACCAGCGTGGCAGATTCTTTAAGAAAGCCGGGATCCATCGCCGTGGCAGACGTGGGTTGGCCAATGGTCAGTTCTGCCGCCTGTACAGCAGGCATCAGAGCAAATAGCAACGCGGTAGTGACAAACTTCACTGCAGGTAGTCTCATAACGTTTTCCAAAAATTGCCAGGGCAAGGTAGTGAAAAGAGTGGCTGCGGCCAGAATCAAGACTGTGCTTATTTGTAATACATGATATATCCTATAATCTGGCCAGTTGGCAATAAAACATTAAAAATAACTTACCATTTGCGGATTTCGGTAAAGGGCTCACAAAAAATGATCGAAATGGATAAAGCGCAGCGCATGAGTTTGACCGCGCAGGTGGAATCGTCACTGCGCAGCGCGCTGATTGTCGGCAAGTTAAAACCTGGCGCACGGCTGGTGACGCGCGATCTGGCGGCTCAATTGGGTACCAGCATCACGCCGGTGCGTGAAGCCTTATTGCGTCTGGTTTCTGCTGGCGCGCTGGATGCCACGCCCGCCGCCGCCTTTTTAGTGCCGGAAATGTCACTGCAGCGCTTCGAGGAAATCACACTAATTCGTAAGCAGCTTGAAGGTTTAGCGGTGAGAACGGCAACGCCCTTTGTGAAGAAAAAACAGCTTTCTGAACTGAAAAAACTCTGCGTCAGCTTTATGCAGGCCAAGTTAAGCGGTGATGCAGCCTTGGCGCTCGAAGCCAATCGCGCGTTTCGTTTTACGCTGTATGGCTATGCGCAAATGCCTACGCTTGAAGCGCTGATTGAACAGCTTTGGGTGCAGATCGGTCCGTGCTTCAACTATCTCTATCCGCAGCCGGCCGAGGTGGTGAATGGGCATCATAATTATGATCATCTGCTGGAAGCGTTGCAGGCGGGTGATGGCGTTACCAGTGAGAGGATTTTGATGAAAGCGATTGATGATGGGGCCGCGATTCTGAAGCAGCATTATTTTGAACAGTGATGCGCGTAGGGTCGCCATTTATGGTGACCGCCAATGTCTCCCTTTAACCGCCCGGTCACCGCAGTGACATAAATTCTTCATTTCCTTCCGCTAGCTTACCGCCATTCTGATTTCTGGATTGCGGATGCATGAGCCACCTTTCGCTTCATCACATCACTAAAGCCTGGGGCGAGAAAATCGCCCTGGACGACATCAGCTTTGACGCGGCAGAAGGCTCGTTTGTCGCGCTGCTCGGTCCATCGGGCTGTGGTAAATCGACACTGCTACGCACCATTGCCGGCCTGGAAACGGCCGATCGCGGGTCGATCCACTTTAAACACGCCGATATTACCCATTTGCCGCCGTCGCAGCGCAAGCTTTCGATGGTGTTTCAGTCCTACGCGCTTTTTCCCCACCTTAACGTACGTGAAAACCTGCTGTTTGGTTTGAAAGCGCGCGGTGAGGATAAACAGTCGTTTGCTGCACGCCTCGATAACGTCAGTAAGCTGATGGAGCTGGATAAGCTTCTGGATCGTCTGCCGTCGCAGCTCTCCGGCGGACAGCAGCAACGCGTGGCGCTGGGCCGTGCGGTAATCGCCAATAATACGCTTTGCCTGATGGATGAACCGCTGTCGAACCTCGATGCCAAGCTGCGTCAGAGCATGCGCCGTGAAATCCGCGCGCTGCAGAAGAAACTTGGCCTGACCATGCTGTACGTCACGCACGATCAGACCGAAGCGATGAGCATGGCCGACAGCATTATCCTGCTTAACGACGGCCACATCGAACAGCACGGCTCGCCAGACGATCTCTATAACAATCCCGCCAGCGTCTTTGCCGCGCAGTTCATTGGCGCACCGCCGATGAATATCCTGCCGCTGCAGCGCAACGGCGCACATCACACACTGATGCACCTCACCGCGCCGGTGGTGGAATACCACGAAGCAGCGCTGAGTCTTGGATTGCGGGCCGAAGATATCCAGCTGATTGCCGCAGAACAGGCAGCGCTGACCGCGCGGGTGATCAGTTCCGAATATATGGGTTCAGATACCTTGCTGGTGTGCCAGCTTGCCGGCATCAGCGAGCCGCTGACGGTCAAAGTGCCTGGCATGCAGCGCTTTAGCGATGGCAGCGAAGTGGGATTGCAGTGGTCCGCCGCGCGGCAATATCTGTTTCATCGCGAGAGCGGCAAACGCTGCGCGCCAGCCGAACAACAAATGTTTGCCTCACAGAAAAAATACGCCGTTTAACCGTTGTCATTTGCCCAAGGGAAAATCATGTCTGCGATTCGTTATTCACGTCTTTCTGCCTTAGTCCTCGCCGTTACCACCTCAGCTTATGCGGCTGAACCGGTCAAGCTGCAAATGTATTACCCGATCGCGGTGGGCGGCAAAGTGAGCCACACCGTGGATTCGCTGGTGGCGGATTTCCAGAAAGTGCATCCGGACGTGAGCATTCAGCCGGTGTATACCGGTGACTACGCCACCACCGTGACCAAAGCGTTGACCGCCTTTCGCGGTGGCAACGCGCCGCAGCTGGCGGTGATCGGCGATATCGAAGCGTATTCACTGATTGATGCCGGTGCGATTGTGGCGGCCAGCGATTTAGCGCAGGGTGAGGAAGGCAAAAAATGGATCGACGGTTTCTATCCGGCGTTTCTGCGTCATATTGACGGCAAAGTGTGGGGCGTACCGTTTCAGCGTTCAACCGTGGTGATGTACT carries:
- a CDS encoding ABC transporter permease, producing MISPGAVLQRRPRRLIYGDAVIGSLLLIVVIAAALLSPWLPLPDALSNNLSEMFLPPGSPGAQTTHWLGTDQLGRDLLARILSGTRLSLLVVLVAAAIGAVIGVALGMIAGYAGGWVDALIMRLIDIQLAVPFILLILLVIALMGASLTNIIVIMGCTSWAIYARVARAKTLEIRELEYIQAVRAMGFSPLRVLLRHILPNLLTPLVVLLTLDIPRLIVLEASVGFLGMGIQPPTPTLGNLIGEGRSYMLLSQWLVLYPGLVIAALVIGCNLLGDALLRRTHTRLD
- a CDS encoding ABC transporter substrate-binding protein, whose product is MRLPAVKFVTTALLFALMPAVQAAELTIGQPTSATAMDPGFLKESATLVDNIFDTLVRRADDMSLQPGLATEWKAINETTWQFTLRQGVKFTDGEPVNAEAVKFSIDRILDPANHAPTISYIRTIKSVEVINDYQVQIHTNGPDPLLPTRMSRYPAYIVPPAYVKKVGASEFARKPVGSGAYKLDSFIPDEKVVMVANETYWRGKPAIDRVTWRPIPEATARLTALLTGEVQLIESVPADLVPALKNRPNVELEQVKGGGLTIYLGLKDDEKPLSDVRVRQALSLALNRQAYTQQLLHGFGTPTGTMAGANDFGYLAVPATAQDVAKAKSLLAEAGYANGFTLRFQAPRRYIASADVAQAIVQDLAAIGVKAELEVPEWSVYTQQVASQKQAPMYMLAWGSTQTLDADAALFPILRSGEPYSTVHDAELDKLLDQSRQIVDPAARKKVLEQIQQRVAEQQPLLPLYREDTLYAHSTSLNFKGRVDARIPLFDLRLK
- a CDS encoding GntR family transcriptional regulator, with product MIEMDKAQRMSLTAQVESSLRSALIVGKLKPGARLVTRDLAAQLGTSITPVREALLRLVSAGALDATPAAAFLVPEMSLQRFEEITLIRKQLEGLAVRTATPFVKKKQLSELKKLCVSFMQAKLSGDAALALEANRAFRFTLYGYAQMPTLEALIEQLWVQIGPCFNYLYPQPAEVVNGHHNYDHLLEALQAGDGVTSERILMKAIDDGAAILKQHYFEQ
- a CDS encoding ABC transporter ATP-binding protein, which translates into the protein MSHLSLHHITKAWGEKIALDDISFDAAEGSFVALLGPSGCGKSTLLRTIAGLETADRGSIHFKHADITHLPPSQRKLSMVFQSYALFPHLNVRENLLFGLKARGEDKQSFAARLDNVSKLMELDKLLDRLPSQLSGGQQQRVALGRAVIANNTLCLMDEPLSNLDAKLRQSMRREIRALQKKLGLTMLYVTHDQTEAMSMADSIILLNDGHIEQHGSPDDLYNNPASVFAAQFIGAPPMNILPLQRNGAHHTLMHLTAPVVEYHEAALSLGLRAEDIQLIAAEQAALTARVISSEYMGSDTLLVCQLAGISEPLTVKVPGMQRFSDGSEVGLQWSAARQYLFHRESGKRCAPAEQQMFASQKKYAV